A genomic region of Thunnus albacares chromosome 2, fThuAlb1.1, whole genome shotgun sequence contains the following coding sequences:
- the ascc2 gene encoding activating signal cointegrator 1 complex subunit 2, producing the protein MACARVPLDEQQVTEPGPLGKERTLPALHPDRKEERYFVPYKPLPEDSTPAEVEEFLEHAKFITEDLEWLLALPHDKFWCQVVFDESLQRCLDSYLHHAPRGLDLAALPSSPAVAEMQRSVHRMVFLTFLRMATHKESKENFLTPAVFGEIIYDNFLFDIPKILDLCMLFGKGNSQLLHKMIENIFTQQPSYYSDLDETVPTVLEVFDTILDRCGLQCEGATAMEPMKLNAHKQPTAMTMSQQELVDIILYLCDSTTTIHAFLDIFPAACSSFHSHSFLDRLTSFYETAVPDLEKALRKRNFDDKGVQEDAWKRLSHSCRKMVETAHLVLHHTCLQPILEGGENMQTFAEELLQHFTSFLPEKRFLSDYDEQFPIADDISLLHQALPVIDETRTSYLLQGVESAWDSVGRRKPQSQIQLRTSSSSFVANQGAVGGASAASSSASFNPQEVREPGEGGESLRGAEAMLDVSRKGNNGAVCPVSGAELESLLSCIRDLLPDLGEGFLLACLQEYDYNSELVINNILEDRLAPNLDKLDRAMPRPVKEEISSVLSKRSNVFDDDEFDIFRRDQVDMSRIWKGRRKGESARELLDDKQHIAEQKARYQAYETVVDEVVIEPGESAASYGLDDYDDEYDDTYDMNQVGANDLDGDSLLNRRPFTVPQVLRKGNKHEDVDEGEDEDEEEESVQNNVNRDQFVQDPALLRERAEARRAAMQQRKGIRPERPSNVVGRAKGQGQTLETFLDRRKKEANKSRGANHNRRTMADRKRNKGMIPS; encoded by the exons ATGGCCTGTGCTCGAGTGCCCCTGGATGAGCAGCAGGTGACCGAGCCTGGCCCGCTGGGAAAAGAGCGCACACTGCCCGCACTG CACCCGGACAGGAAGGAGGAGCGCTATTTTGTGCCTTATAAGCCCCTGCCAGAGGATAGCACTCCTGCTGAGGTGGAGGAGTTTTTGGAGCATGCGAAATTTATCACGGAGGACCTGGAGTGGCTGCTCGCACTGCCTCATGATAAGTTTTGGTGTCAG GTGGTGTTCGATGAGTCCCTGCAGAGATGCTTAGACTCGTATCTGCATCACGCTCCTCGCGGCCTCGACCTCGCCGCCCTGCCCTCCTCCCCGGCGGTGGCTGAAATGCAGCGCTCCGTCCACAGGATGGTCTTCTTGACCTTCCTAAGGATGGCGACGCACAAAGAATCAAAG GAGAACTTCCTCACCCCGGCTGTGTTTGGAGAAATTATCTACGACAACTTTCTTTTTGACATTCCCAAAATTTTGGATCTTTGCATGTTATTTGGAAAAGGCAACAGCCAGCTGCTGCATAAGATGATAG agaacaTCTTTACCCAGCAGCCATCATATTATAGCGACCTGGATGAGACGGTACCCACTGTGTTAGAG GTGTTTGACACTATCCTGGACAGATGTGGTCTCCAGTGTGAAGGAGCCACCGCCATGGAACCGATGAAGCTTAACGCACACAAACAGCCCACTGCCATGACCATGAGCCAGCAG gAACTTGTAGATATTATTTTGTACCTGTGTGACTCGACAACCACCATCCATGCCTTCCTGGACATCTTCCCTGCTGCCTGCTCCAGCTTCCACTCCCACAGCTTCCTCGACAG ATTGACCTCGTTTTATGAGACCGCTGTGCCTGACCTTGAGAAGGCCTTGAGGAAGAGAAACTTTGATGATAAAGG TGTTCAGGAGGACGCGTGGAAGAGATTATCACACTCCTGTCGGAAGATGGTGGAGACGGCTCACCTGGTGCTGCACCACACCTGCCTACAGCCGATCCTGGAGGG CGgagaaaacatgcaaacatttgcagaGGAGCTACTTCAacatttcacatcttttttACCAGAGAAAAG GTTCTTGTCAGACTACGATGAGCAGTTCCCCATCGCGGACGACATCAGCCTCCTACATCAGGCCCTGCCTGTCAT CGATGAGACCAGGACGTCCTACCTGCTCCAGGGGGTCGAGAGTGCCTGGGACAGCGTCGGGCGACGGAAACCGCAGAGTCAGATTCAGCTGAGAACGTCCTCGTCCTCATTTGTAGCCAATCAGGGAGCAGTGGGCGGTGCTTCCGCCGCTTCCTCTTCAGCCAGCTTTAACCCTCAAGAGGTCCGAGAaccaggagaaggaggagagagtcTGAGAGGAGCGGAGGCCATGCTGGATGTTTCCCGAAAAGGAAATAAC GGAGCGGTTTGTCCGGTGAGCGGGGCGGAGCTGGAGTCTCTGCTGTCGTGTATCAGGGACCTGCTGCCTGATTTGGGAGAAGGCTTCCTGCTGGCCTGCCTGCAGGAGTACGACTACAACTCTGAGCTGGTCATCAACAACATCCTGGAGGACCGGTTGGCCCCGAACCTGGACAAACTGGACCGAGCCATGCCGAG GCCTGTGAAGGAGGAGATTTCAAGCGTTCTGAGCAAAAGATCCAACGTGTTTGACGACGACGAGTTTGACATCTTCCGCAGGGATCAGGTGGACATGTCTCGCATCTGGAAGGGCAGGAG GAAAGGTGAGAGCGCTCGAGAGCTGCTGGACGACAAGCAGCACATAGCGGAGCAGAAAGCCCGTTACCAGGCCTACGAGACGGTGGTGGACGAGGTCGTCATCGAGCCCGGTGAATCCGCCGCCAGCTACGGCCTGGACGACTACGACGACGAGTACGACGACACCTACGACATGAACCAAGTGGGAGCCAACGACCTGGACGGAGACAGTCTGCTGAACAGAAG ACCTTTTACAGTCCCTCAGGTActaagaaaaggaaacaaacacGAGGATGTGGACGAAGGTGAAGAcgaggatgaggaagaagaaagtgTACAG AACAACGTAAACAGAGACCAGTTTGTGCAGGACCCGGCTCTGCTGAGGGAGAGGGCTGAAGCTAGAAGAGCCGCCATGCAGCAGAGGAAAGG CATCCGGCCGGAGCGTCCCAGCAACGTTGTGGGCCGGGCCAAAGGTCAAGGACAAACGTTGGAGACATTCCTGGACCGACGCAAGAAAGAGGCCAACAAGAGCCGCGGCGCCAACCACAACCGCCGCACCATGGCCGACCGCAAGAGGAACAAAGGGATGATCCCTTCCTGA
- the rnf215 gene encoding RING finger protein 215 — protein sequence MAATRRRCCLRLILPLLLLLSPWLLVAAEQVALVEVFVEQRPGVSALLQGEVVESRPGRWSSEHRDQDKQDLEGELVLVRDEEPQVNGGKAEDDTKEPEPWIGVVPVEMDDSKASTGNQESFADAMVNKMKRALVLGASALIILALNQNTVREMDLSQVLSKPIIVIQTSENVTKLIGALLRGLQATAKITYKTILQDNLGATLTLWSSCGRSRGGRYGEWQGVICTGETNSQVQKYLQQLWDTVLLVALILSTGVIVQARWQYQDHQLNDDLELLPKQDVLKRMSSLKTKTYRQPKPWCDPSQPVETDNCAVCLEPFNNNQCLRVLPCLHEYHRDCVDPWLLLQHTCPLCKRSILSSVCKDS from the exons ATGGCTGCAACTCGCCGCCGGTGCTGTCTCCGGTTAATCCTACCgcttctcctgctgctgtctcCGTGGCTGCTGGTGGCGGCGGAGCAGGTCGCTCTGGTGGAGGTGTTCGTGGAGCAGCGGCCCGGTGTCAGCGCTTTGCTCCAGGGAGAAGTGGTGGAGTCCAGGCCGGGCAGATGGAGCTCCGAGCACCGGGACCAGGACAAACAAGACCTTGAGGGAGAGCTGGTCCTG GTTCGGGACGAGGAGCCGCAGGTGAACGGAGGCAAAGCGGAGGATGACACCAAAGAGCCGGAGCCGTGGATCGGGGTGGTGCCGGTGGAGATGGACGACAGCAAAGCCTCCACCGGAAACCAGGAGTCCTTCGCTGATGCGATGGTCAATAAA ATGAAGCGAGCTTTGGTCCTCGGAGCGTCTGCGCTGATCATCCTGGCTCTCAACCAGAACACCGTCAGAGAG atGGATCTGTCTCAGGTGCTGTCGAAGCCCATCATTGTGATCCAGACGTCTGAAAACGTCACCAAGCTGATCGGAGCTCTGCTCAG GGGCCTTCAGGCGACAGCGAAAATCACATACAAGACCATCCTGCAGGACAACCTG GGAGCCACGCTCACGCTGTGGTCCAGCTGCGGGCGATCGAGAGGCGGACGCTACGGAGAGTGGCAGGGGGTCATCTGCACGGGAGAGACCAACTCTCAGGTCCAG AAGTACCTGCAGCAGCTGTGGGACACCGTCCTCCTGGTGGCTCTGATCCTCAGCACCGGCGTCATCGTTCAGGCCCGCTGGCAGTACCAGGACCACCAGCTGAACGACGACTTAGAG TTGCTTCCTAAACAGGACGTCCTGAAGAGAATGTCGTCCCTGAAGACCAAAACGTACCGTCAGCCCAAACCCTGGTGTGATCCGTCCCAGCCGGTAGAAACAGACAACTGCGCCGTGTGTCTGGAGCCGTTCAACAACAACCAG TGTTTGCGGGTGCTGCCGTGTCTCCATGAGTATCACAGAGACTGCGTGGAtccctggctgctgctgcagcacacCTGTCCTCTGTGCAAACGCAGCATCCTCA gCAGCGTCTGTAAGGACAGTTAA